Genomic DNA from Candidatus Koribacter versatilis Ellin345:
CCCGCACGTCAAAACTTCAGGACGTACCCTTCTGGGAGCTTGCATTCTGTACTGGCGGGGAGCAACGTATCCTCGGAGTCACAGCTCCAACTAGGCAGGGAGACCATCGTGAACACGCAAGTCCGATGGACGTGTGTCGCAGTTTTGCTGGCAGCAGGATCCTCCGCGCCCGCCGCGGACGTTGTGTTTCTTCCCGGACGCACGGTTGACGGAGCACTGAATCCCGAGGCCCGCATGCAGGCGGTTCATGCTGAAATGAAGCGCGAGTGCAGCGCCGCCCCGAACAGTGACCGTTGCCACCGTCTGAAACGGGAATTCCAGCAGGAAGCCAAGAACTGCCAGAAGCAGCGCCGTAAATAAACCGGAACGCCGTCACGTCGAGTTGATATCCTGAGGCCATGAGTTCCCCCGGGCCTCTGTACCGACCTTTTGACCGGCTCGTCCACATCGAGATCAGCGGCCGCGTTTTCGAGGTCCCGGAAAATAACACTCTCCTTCGCGCCCTCCAATACCTTTCCCCCGAAGATGTCGCCATGGGTCGCTTCTGCTGGAACGAAGACTGCCAGTACTGCCGCGTGAGCTATGACACCGGTGAGGGAACTGCCAAGCGCGCCGCCCTGGCGTGCAAAGTGGGCGTACAGGATGGAATGCGGCTTCAGGAACTGAGCCTGGAATTGCGGTATTGCCTGCGGGCACTCAAGCTGCCCAGCGTCACCGAATAAAGATTTCCGAACAATTCTGCTGAGCTGCCGTCTTTAAGTTAGATGGACAGCGGAGGCAACGTACTCGCGGTGCGGTTCTGGACGAAGACGTCGGATGAAACCGCTCTGGAAAGCTGCGTGCGCGAGCACGGACAGATGGTCTATCGCATCGCGTTTTCGGTCTTGCGCAATCCGCATGATGCCGAAGACGCGGCGCAGGAGACCTTTCTGCGAGCGCTCCGCTCCGGGAGGGTGGAAGACGTGAACGACTCGCGGGCATGGCTGGCCAAAATCGCATGGCGCATCGCGCTGGATCATCGGCGGCCGGAAGATTTGGAACTGTCCGCGATCGTGGAACCGGCTTCCGGTGCGGTGAATGCCGAGAGCAGTTTGCTGGCGGGAGAGCGCACGAAGATTCTCCACGAGCTCATCATTTCGCTGCCGCGTGATCTTCAGGACGTTGTAACGCTTTCGACGGTGCAGGAACTAAGCGGCACGGACGTCGCCGCGATCCTGGGAATTCCCGAGGCCTCGGTGAGAACACGTATGCACCGCGCACGCGAGCTAATGAAAGAGAAGTTGCAGTCCAGGTACGGAACCAAGTCCGCGAGAGGAGAAACAAGATGATCGAGACACGCGACAGATTCGATGGCTGGCTCGATACAGCACTCGCGGAGTACTCGAATGTCGAGCCGACGTTGGGATTCGAAAGCCGCATGCTTGCCGCCGTGCGTGGACGGAAGCAGCGTGCGGTATGGATGTGGAGCACTGGACTCGCAGCAGCAGCGGTGGTTGTGATCTCGTTTCTCACCGCCCTGAATCAACCGGTGCCGAGTGCACCGCCAGTAGTCAGCGCACGGATCTCCGTTCCCGCGATTGAGCGTGTAACTGCGCAGGCAGCAGCGGAACCAAAGCAACGTAAAACTCGGCCACAGGATGTTCAAACGTCAATCCGTGGAGTTCCCGTGGTCGCCTCGCCGTTCACGCCGCAAGAAGAGGCCGTTCTACGACTGGTGCGCAACAGCCGCGCAAAGCAGTTGGCGGGACTGGTCGCGCAGCCACGAGATTTAAGCAAAGAAGTGGATTTGCTGCAGTTCAAAGAGATGGAAATCCCGGTGCTCGGGAGAGAGGAAGAACAATGATTCGTCGTACCGCATTGATCGCCGCTGTGTTCCTGTTTGTCGTCGGAGGGTTCGCGCAGGAAGCGAAAACCGATCAGCACGCAAAGTACAAACTGGATTTTGTGCTGAAGCAAATGGACCGCGGCAAGCCGCTCAGCACGCATAACTTCACCATGTCTGCCGAGGCTAGCGGTGGCTCATCGCAGATACGCACGGGCAATCGCATTCCGGTTGATATCGGTGGCGATAAGGGGCTTCAGTATATGGACGTGGGCTTCAATTGCGACGCCCGTATCATCCAGTCCGGTTCGAGCAACGTGGGACTGGAAGTCGGTTGGGAGATCAGCACCATGCCCGGCACGAGCGGTTCCGAAAAGATGGTCCGCCAAGTGCGCTCCCGCTCCACACCCCTGGTAACGTTCGGCAAGCCCACGGTGGTGAGCAGCGTAGATGACATCAACTCCGGCCAGCAATTCGAGCTCGATGTAACGGTCACACCCGAGTCGTAGCGGCGGCCTTGCAGCAAAAACGCCTCCTGATTGGGAGGCGTCTGCATTTCTACCGAGTCCCGACTAAGACGGCTTCCTCTTGGTGGCCGGAGCCGCGCCGCCGCTGAGTCGTGCCAGACGGTCGCGTGCCTGCTGGGCCTCGATCGAACGCGGATAGCGATTGATCAGCGAGCGGAGTTCGCGCACACCCGCATCCTTTTGTCCGAGTTCCAGCAACGCAAAGCCTTTCTTTAGCTGCGCAGCCGGCGCTTTATTGCCGCTCGGGTACTGCTCGAGAACCTTGTCGTAGTCCTTCACCGCGTTGTCGAAGTTTCCTTGCCGATATTCGATGTCGGCGATGTAGAACTGTGCGTTCCCGGCGAGATCGTTATCAGCGTAGAACTTCATGAAGTCGCCAAACTCACCGCTGGCGAGGTCGTATTTGCCGGCGTTGTAGTCGCGAAGAGCGTTGTTGTAGAGGACGTCAGCCGGAGGCGCTTGATTCGCCACCGGTGCCCCGCCGCCGCCACCTCCATTGCCTCCGCCGTTATTGGGCATATTGCCGGCGTTGGCATTCAGGTTCTGGCTCTGTTGCGACATGTCGTCGAGCTTCTTCGACAACGCCGCGACGCGCGCCTTGAGCTCGTCCACCGAATCATGCAGCGACTGGATCTGCCCGCTCAACTGGTCGGCCTTGTTGCCGCCGTCCTGCTGCTGTTGCTGCAGGGTGCGCGTGAGCGTGTCCATCTGCTGCGTCATCTTGTTCATGTTGTCGGTGCTTTGTTCAATGAGGTTGCGGATCACGCCCATCCGCTCATTGAACGTAGTCGACATCGCCGTCATCTGGTCCTGCAACTGCTGGACCTGCGTTTGCAGCTGGATGATTTCTTTGCTGACGCCAAACGAGGGCGCCGGCAGGAACGTGACGGCGACAAGCGCCGATCCGAGAACTACGTGTCGAATTCGCATGGCAATGCCTATGTTAGATGCCGAAGTGCTGCTTCGGAGTAACTAGCTATGTTACGTCAGTTCGACGGCCCAGAAAGTAAAACGCGACGGGCAATCCGTTCCCTATGAGGCCGGACCGCTCGCCGCGTGAAAACTACTTCGAGATCACGAAATGTGCGCGGCGGTTCTGCTGCCAGCACTGTTCGTTGCTCTCGGTACAGAAGGGCTTTTCCTTGCCGTAGCTGATGGTGCGAACGCTCGACGCAGGAATGCCCGCCTGAACAATGGCGTTCTTTGCGGCCGAGGCACGGTTGTCGCCGAGTGCGAGGTTGTACTCGGTCGAACCACGCTCGTCGCAATGGCCCTCGATGGTGAAGTGAATGTTCGGATGCTGCTTGAAGAAGTTGGCATTCGCCTGCAACACCGCCTGGTCAGCCGCGCGTACCGTGTAGGCATCGTAATCGTAGTAAATGTCCTTCACGTACTTCGCAAACGCCTGCTGATCGCTGAGGCTGATTTCATCGGGTTGCGATGCGCCGCCCCCTGATACCGTCACCCGCGCAGTTGCATCCTGCGTGCCACCCGAGCCCTTAGCTACGAGATGATACGTAGTGGACTCAACTGGCGTGACCTGCTTCGAACCATTCGGATCGACCGAGCCAAGGACATCAATGGTGACGTCAGTGGCGTTGGTGGTCTGCCAGGTCAAAGTAGTCGGCTGGCCGGCGTTGACCGTATTCGGGTTCGCCGTAATGGTGGCGGTTGGCGCCGGAGCTGGCGGCGGTGGCGGGGCCGCGGGCGGTGGAGTCGGCTTCTTGTTTGAGCAGGCAGATCCCACAATCATCATCGCGAGCACGACGACCATCATGGCCCACTTCATGCAGTTGCGATTCACTTACTCCTCCAATTCCGAAGGTCGTTGGCCTTCGTTACGCGGGCCATGCCCGCAACCTGGGTAGTGCATCCAGAGTACCCCAGCGGAGAGCGCTGCCGGGGTATTTCTGCCGAAAAGTCATTTTCGTGCCGCTATTTCGAACTCCAGTTCGGCATGCTGTTCGCACCCGAATTGGTGAGCTGTGTCTGCTGACTCCCGTCGGCAAGCATGCTCCAAATTTCCTCGCGTCCCGACCTACTCGATTGGAACACGACGTGTCGCCCATCCGGCGCCCACGAGGGAAAGTCGTTCCGGCCGCCGTCGTGCGTGAGCTGTACCCACTGATGGCTGGCGACGTCCATGATGTAGATGTCCTGCGCACCCGGCGCGCCCGGGCCATAGTGGCGCGTCCACGCGAAAACCAGGAACTGGCCGTTCGGTGACCACGAGGGTGAAATGGCATAACCCTGGTCGGTCATCTTGATTACGTTCGAGCCGTCCACATCCATGGTGTAAATCTGCGGAAGCCCGGTGCGTCCACTGACGAAGGCAATCTGCGCGTTCGTCTTGGGGTTCCACGTTGGTGACGTGTCGGGGCCTTTCACGTTGGTCAGGCGCTTCAAGTTTGCGCCGCTGATGTCCGAGGTGTAGATCTCGGGGTCGCCACTCCGTGAAGAAGAGAACGCCAGCCTGTTGCCGTCGCCGGAGAAAGCAGGCGCGGAGTTCGTGCCGCCCAGCCGGGCAAAGTTTACAGAACGTCCCAGTTCCGTGGAGTAGATGCCGATCTCCCAGCCGTTGGTCATCCACGAATACGCTACACGCGCGCCATCCGGTGAAGCCCGCGGCGACAGAACGATGGAGCCAAGGTGTGTAATCGGCTTCTGGTTTGAGCCGTCGTAATCCATGGCCCAAATTTCTTTGTGCCCCGTCCGGGTGCTGATGAAGTAGATCTTCGATTCCGCGATGCCCTGGATACCGCCGCCAAGCCGGAAGATGATTTCATCGGCAAACTTGTGCGCGATCAGACGCGTGTTCTCGACGGTTGCGCCGTTCTTATACTGCTTACCCAGCACCTGCGGCGTCTGCGGGTTCTTCACGTCGTAGAGCCAGCCCTGCACCGTGACTTCGTTGTTCGCCACGTTGATGTTGCCGAAGGCCAGCATGCTCGCGTTCGGTGGCGGCGCCCCCCACGTGTTCAATTCCACCTCTGATGGCTGTCCAGGCGC
This window encodes:
- a CDS encoding 2Fe-2S iron-sulfur cluster-binding protein, whose amino-acid sequence is MSSPGPLYRPFDRLVHIEISGRVFEVPENNTLLRALQYLSPEDVAMGRFCWNEDCQYCRVSYDTGEGTAKRAALACKVGVQDGMRLQELSLELRYCLRALKLPSVTE
- the tolB gene encoding Tol-Pal system beta propeller repeat protein TolB: MGFGMLRKLFLPALLLIASLPLTAQTDWIKTGTNLGVEKVRLAVPDFKAGQGSESLSAAFDQTLWNDLYQAGLFDLVSKSFNPTQAPGQPSEVELNTWGAPPPNASMLAFGNINVANNEVTVQGWLYDVKNPQTPQVLGKQYKNGATVENTRLIAHKFADEIIFRLGGGIQGIAESKIYFISTRTGHKEIWAMDYDGSNQKPITHLGSIVLSPRASPDGARVAYSWMTNGWEIGIYSTELGRSVNFARLGGTNSAPAFSGDGNRLAFSSSRSGDPEIYTSDISGANLKRLTNVKGPDTSPTWNPKTNAQIAFVSGRTGLPQIYTMDVDGSNVIKMTDQGYAISPSWSPNGQFLVFAWTRHYGPGAPGAQDIYIMDVASHQWVQLTHDGGRNDFPSWAPDGRHVVFQSSRSGREEIWSMLADGSQQTQLTNSGANSMPNWSSK
- a CDS encoding RNA polymerase sigma factor, with protein sequence MDSGGNVLAVRFWTKTSDETALESCVREHGQMVYRIAFSVLRNPHDAEDAAQETFLRALRSGRVEDVNDSRAWLAKIAWRIALDHRRPEDLELSAIVEPASGAVNAESSLLAGERTKILHELIISLPRDLQDVVTLSTVQELSGTDVAAILGIPEASVRTRMHRARELMKEKLQSRYGTKSARGETR
- the pal gene encoding peptidoglycan-associated lipoprotein Pal → MNRNCMKWAMMVVVLAMMIVGSACSNKKPTPPPAAPPPPPAPAPTATITANPNTVNAGQPTTLTWQTTNATDVTIDVLGSVDPNGSKQVTPVESTTYHLVAKGSGGTQDATARVTVSGGGASQPDEISLSDQQAFAKYVKDIYYDYDAYTVRAADQAVLQANANFFKQHPNIHFTIEGHCDERGSTEYNLALGDNRASAAKNAIVQAGIPASSVRTISYGKEKPFCTESNEQCWQQNRRAHFVISK
- a CDS encoding tetratricopeptide repeat protein; the protein is MRIRHVVLGSALVAVTFLPAPSFGVSKEIIQLQTQVQQLQDQMTAMSTTFNERMGVIRNLIEQSTDNMNKMTQQMDTLTRTLQQQQQDGGNKADQLSGQIQSLHDSVDELKARVAALSKKLDDMSQQSQNLNANAGNMPNNGGGNGGGGGGAPVANQAPPADVLYNNALRDYNAGKYDLASGEFGDFMKFYADNDLAGNAQFYIADIEYRQGNFDNAVKDYDKVLEQYPSGNKAPAAQLKKGFALLELGQKDAGVRELRSLINRYPRSIEAQQARDRLARLSGGAAPATKRKPS